A region of Crenobacter cavernae DNA encodes the following proteins:
- a CDS encoding PhaM family polyhydroxyalkanoate granule multifunctional regulatory protein gives MSADFNPNDPFALLRQFWQNATPPGAQPFLPPMSEEEIERRITELKVVEGWLTMNLGALAMQIKTLEMQKATLAALKPKSDG, from the coding sequence ATGAGCGCCGACTTCAACCCGAACGACCCCTTCGCGCTGCTGCGCCAGTTCTGGCAGAACGCCACGCCGCCCGGCGCGCAACCCTTCCTGCCGCCGATGAGCGAGGAAGAGATCGAAAGGCGCATCACCGAACTCAAGGTCGTCGAAGGCTGGCTGACGATGAACCTCGGCGCGCTGGCGATGCAGATCAAGACGCTCGAGATGCAAAAGGCCACGCTCGCCGCGCTGAAGCCCAAGTCCGACGGCTGA
- the dnaE gene encoding DNA polymerase III subunit alpha yields the protein MNAPAFIHLRLHTEFSVSDGIVRIDDAVKRAKALGLPALGMSDLMNLFGMVKFYKACRGAGVKPIVSVDAWLENEEDRDKPFRLMLIAKNRDGYGRLSELLAEAFLSNQHRGRAELKREWLEAGDNSNLLCLSGAHLGDVGMALVNGNPDEARRRAEYWAGVFPGGFYLELQRLDNREVEQVVQATLWLAGETGLPVVATHPIQFMAADDFKAHEARVCIAEGYTLGDKRRPKNFAECQYFLSADEMAERFADIPEALANSVEIAKRCNITVQLGTNYLPDFPTPDGMTLDDYLVDCAQKGLEERLEKLFPDPELRAERRPEYDARLKIETDTIIQMGFPGYFLIVADFIVWAKNNGCPVGPGRGSGAGSLVAYSLGITDIDPLAYALLFERFLNPERVSMPDFDVDFCQDNRYRVIEYVRQKYGAEAVSQIATFGTMAAKAVVRDVGRVLDLPYMFCDGVSKLIPAAPGKQYSLDDAVEMEPILKERLENEEELRELWELALKLEGLTRNIGMHAGGVLIAPGRLTDFCPLYQASGDDAVPVSMYDKDDVEAIGLVKFDFLGLRNLTIIDLAVRYIKDLDASFTTDLNLLAFTDPAAYKVLQDANTTAVFQLESDGMKRLLEKLKPDRFEDIIAVLALYRPGPLGSGMVDDFILRKAGKQEVDYFHPDLTACLEPTYGVIVYQEQVMQISQIIGGYTLGGADMLRRAMGKKKPEEMAEHRGKIAQGAAAKGYDPKLAEQLFDLMAKFAEYGFNKSHTAAYAVVSYQTAWLKAHHCAAFMAATMSSELDNTDQLKVFYDDSLANKLVFLPPDVNESFYRFVPVDRRHIRYALGAVKGTGEAAVDHIVAVRQEGGPFTDLFDFCRRTDKKLVNKRAIESLIRAGAFDRVEANRAKLIANVGLAIEAADQEAANANQGGLFDLLDAGSAPTVEMVDTKPWDDATQLAEEKLAIGYYLSGHPFTAYEKEVRAFIKTPLSRLIPRKEPQLLAGFVTGIRTKVGNRGKMAFVQLDDGSTKLEVSVFAEAFDANRAKLKEDTVLVVEGKVSEDNFSGGLRIIADKLLDLGEARSRFARGLRITMNGNSDVMKLKTLIQPFRSEEGGCPVRVDYHNGSARGDIALPQRWGVRLDEGLLISLRDWLGNSSVKVMW from the coding sequence ATGAATGCACCGGCTTTTATCCACCTCCGTCTCCACACCGAGTTCTCCGTCAGCGACGGCATCGTCCGCATCGACGATGCGGTCAAGCGCGCCAAGGCGCTCGGCCTGCCCGCGCTCGGCATGTCCGACCTGATGAACCTGTTCGGCATGGTCAAGTTCTACAAGGCCTGCCGCGGCGCCGGCGTCAAACCGATCGTGTCGGTCGACGCCTGGCTGGAAAACGAGGAAGACCGCGACAAGCCGTTCCGGCTGATGCTGATCGCCAAGAACCGCGACGGCTACGGCCGCCTGTCCGAACTGTTGGCCGAGGCCTTCCTGTCGAACCAGCACCGCGGCCGCGCGGAACTCAAGCGCGAGTGGCTGGAGGCCGGCGACAACAGCAACCTCTTGTGCCTGTCTGGCGCGCACCTGGGCGACGTCGGCATGGCGCTGGTCAACGGCAACCCCGACGAAGCGCGCCGCCGCGCCGAGTACTGGGCCGGCGTCTTCCCCGGCGGCTTCTATCTGGAACTGCAGCGCCTCGACAACCGCGAGGTCGAGCAGGTGGTTCAGGCGACCTTGTGGCTCGCCGGCGAGACCGGCCTGCCGGTGGTCGCGACGCACCCGATCCAGTTCATGGCAGCGGACGACTTCAAGGCGCACGAGGCGCGCGTGTGCATCGCCGAGGGCTACACGCTGGGCGACAAGCGCCGCCCTAAGAACTTCGCCGAATGCCAGTATTTCCTGTCGGCCGACGAGATGGCAGAACGCTTCGCCGACATCCCCGAGGCGCTCGCCAACTCGGTGGAAATCGCCAAGCGCTGCAACATCACCGTGCAGCTGGGCACCAACTACCTGCCCGACTTCCCGACGCCGGACGGCATGACGCTCGACGACTACCTGGTCGACTGCGCGCAAAAGGGCCTGGAGGAACGGCTGGAAAAGCTGTTCCCCGACCCCGAGCTGCGCGCCGAACGCCGTCCCGAATACGACGCGCGGCTGAAGATCGAGACCGACACCATCATCCAGATGGGCTTCCCCGGCTACTTCCTGATCGTCGCCGACTTCATCGTCTGGGCGAAGAACAACGGCTGCCCGGTCGGCCCGGGCCGCGGCTCGGGCGCCGGTAGCTTGGTCGCGTACAGCCTCGGCATCACCGACATCGACCCGCTCGCCTACGCGCTGCTGTTCGAGCGCTTCCTGAACCCGGAGCGGGTGTCGATGCCCGACTTCGACGTCGACTTCTGCCAGGACAACCGCTACCGGGTGATCGAATACGTGCGCCAGAAGTACGGCGCCGAGGCGGTGTCGCAGATCGCGACCTTCGGCACCATGGCGGCCAAGGCCGTGGTGCGCGACGTCGGCCGAGTCTTGGATCTTCCGTACATGTTCTGCGACGGCGTGTCCAAGCTGATCCCGGCCGCGCCGGGCAAGCAGTACTCGCTCGACGACGCGGTCGAGATGGAGCCCATCCTCAAGGAAAGGCTGGAAAACGAGGAAGAACTGCGCGAACTGTGGGAGCTCGCGCTCAAGCTCGAGGGCCTGACGCGCAACATCGGCATGCACGCCGGCGGTGTGCTGATCGCGCCGGGCAGGCTGACCGACTTCTGCCCGCTGTACCAGGCGTCCGGCGACGACGCGGTGCCGGTGTCGATGTACGACAAGGACGACGTCGAGGCTATCGGCCTGGTGAAGTTCGACTTCCTGGGCCTCAGAAACCTGACGATCATCGACCTCGCGGTCCGTTACATCAAAGACCTCGATGCGAGCTTCACCACCGACCTGAACCTGCTCGCCTTCACCGACCCGGCTGCGTACAAGGTGCTGCAGGACGCGAACACCACCGCGGTGTTCCAGCTGGAATCGGACGGCATGAAGCGCTTGCTGGAGAAGCTCAAGCCCGACCGTTTCGAGGACATCATCGCCGTCCTGGCGCTGTACCGTCCGGGTCCGCTCGGCTCGGGCATGGTCGACGACTTCATCCTGCGGAAGGCCGGCAAGCAGGAGGTCGACTACTTCCACCCCGACCTGACCGCGTGTCTCGAGCCGACCTACGGCGTGATCGTGTATCAGGAACAGGTGATGCAGATCTCGCAGATCATCGGCGGCTACACGCTCGGCGGCGCCGACATGCTGCGCCGCGCGATGGGCAAGAAGAAGCCCGAGGAGATGGCCGAGCACCGCGGCAAGATCGCGCAGGGCGCGGCGGCCAAGGGCTACGACCCGAAGTTGGCCGAGCAATTGTTCGACCTGATGGCGAAGTTCGCCGAGTACGGCTTCAACAAGTCGCACACGGCGGCATACGCGGTGGTGTCCTACCAGACCGCGTGGCTGAAGGCGCACCACTGCGCCGCGTTCATGGCGGCGACCATGTCGTCGGAACTGGACAACACCGACCAACTCAAAGTGTTCTATGACGATTCGCTCGCCAACAAGCTGGTCTTCCTGCCGCCGGACGTCAACGAGAGCTTCTATCGCTTCGTTCCGGTCGACCGCCGACACATCCGCTATGCGCTCGGCGCGGTCAAGGGCACCGGCGAGGCGGCGGTCGACCATATCGTCGCCGTGCGCCAGGAAGGCGGGCCGTTCACCGACCTGTTCGATTTCTGCCGCCGCACCGACAAGAAGCTCGTCAACAAGCGCGCAATCGAATCGCTGATCCGCGCCGGTGCCTTCGATCGCGTAGAAGCCAACCGTGCCAAGCTGATCGCCAACGTTGGCCTCGCGATCGAAGCGGCCGACCAGGAAGCGGCCAACGCCAACCAGGGCGGGCTGTTCGACCTGCTCGACGCCGGCTCGGCGCCGACCGTGGAGATGGTCGACACCAAGCCGTGGGACGACGCGACCCAGTTGGCGGAGGAAAAGCTCGCGATCGGCTACTACCTGTCGGGCCACCCGTTCACCGCGTACGAGAAGGAAGTGCGCGCGTTCATCAAGACGCCGCTGTCGCGGCTGATCCCGAGGAAGGAGCCGCAGCTGCTGGCCGGTTTCGTGACCGGCATCCGCACCAAGGTCGGCAACCGCGGCAAGATGGCCTTCGTGCAGCTGGACGACGGCAGCACCAAGCTCGAAGTGTCGGTATTCGCCGAGGCGTTCGACGCCAACCGCGCCAAGCTCAAGGAAGATACGGTGCTGGTGGTCGAAGGCAAGGTCAGCGAGGACAACTTCTCGGGCGGCTTGCGCATCATCGCCGACAAGCTGCTGGACCTCGGCGAGGCGCGCAGCCGTTTCGCGCGCGGCCTGCGTATCACGATGAACGGCAACAGCGACGTGATGAAGCTCAAAACGCTGATCCAGCCGTTCCGGAGCGAGGAAGGCGGCTGCCCGGTGCGCGTCGACTACCACAACGGTTCGGCGCGCGGCGATATCGCGCTACCTCAACGATGGGGCGTGCGCCTCGACGAAGGGCTGCTGATCTCCCTTCGGGACTGGCTGGGCAATTCGTCCGTCAAGGTGATGTGGTAA
- a CDS encoding CHAD domain-containing protein codes for MKKTVSRTRQPEEMRARLAQHYEALVEMAFHAMARLNADADPEALHDLRVSLRSQRVLLVAFRGRASVAEASGRLAEAARLSNAVRDLEVSLVWADSLLAETGVGAEARQSLAEQLAGARAELMAGLQHARLDEALVDAELAWFKALNRIRRKALLQRVRRRALRLSTRMNKACLALPKEGAALSDWHPVRLLGKRLRYWVEGFSECLPRGQRRLAKPLRFLQLSLGNLQDLAVLQGRLAEGDAPPAEWLTAIGRHQAKSECAAVKVLAELKPQLAKARRRH; via the coding sequence ATGAAGAAAACCGTGTCGCGCACCCGTCAGCCGGAAGAGATGCGCGCCAGGCTGGCGCAGCATTACGAGGCGCTGGTGGAGATGGCCTTTCACGCCATGGCCAGGCTGAACGCGGACGCCGATCCGGAGGCGCTGCACGACTTGCGGGTAAGCCTGCGCAGTCAGCGCGTACTGTTGGTGGCGTTTCGCGGCCGTGCGTCGGTGGCCGAGGCGAGCGGAAGGTTGGCCGAGGCGGCCAGGCTGAGCAATGCGGTGCGGGATCTGGAGGTGTCGCTGGTCTGGGCAGATTCCTTGCTCGCTGAAACCGGCGTCGGGGCGGAGGCGCGGCAAAGTTTGGCCGAGCAGTTGGCCGGTGCGCGGGCCGAGCTGATGGCGGGGCTGCAGCACGCGCGTCTGGACGAAGCGCTGGTCGACGCCGAACTCGCCTGGTTCAAGGCGCTCAACCGCATCAGGCGCAAAGCGCTGCTGCAAAGGGTGCGTCGGCGCGCGCTCAGGCTTAGCACGCGCATGAACAAGGCCTGTCTTGCCCTGCCGAAGGAGGGGGCCGCGCTATCGGACTGGCATCCGGTGCGCCTGCTCGGCAAACGCCTGCGTTACTGGGTGGAAGGGTTTTCGGAGTGCCTGCCGCGCGGGCAGCGGCGCTTGGCCAAGCCGCTGCGTTTTCTGCAGCTGAGCCTGGGAAATTTGCAGGACCTGGCGGTGCTGCAAGGCAGGTTGGCCGAGGGAGACGCGCCGCCGGCCGAGTGGTTGACGGCGATCGGCCGCCATCAGGCGAAGAGCGAGTGCGCGGCGGTCAAGGTCTTGGCCGAGCTCAAGCCGCAGCTTGCCAAGGCCCGACGCCGGCACTGA